A single window of Candoia aspera isolate rCanAsp1 chromosome 3, rCanAsp1.hap2, whole genome shotgun sequence DNA harbors:
- the PKIG gene encoding cAMP-dependent protein kinase inhibitor gamma, translated as MMETEPAYSDFISCDRTGRRNAIHDLRGDASALKLDKLANPMAISSTDGENQRKESANEKDPGMIPERKNDSSTF; from the exons ATGATGGAGACCGAGCCTGCGTATTCTGACTTCATCAGCTGCGATCGGACTGGTCGGAGAAACGCAATTCATGATCTTCGAGGAGATGCGTCTGCCCTTAAATTGGATAAGCTAGCAAACCCCATGGCTATTTCTTCTACAGATGGAG aaaacCAAAGAAAGGAATCTGCTAATGAGAAGGACCCTGGAATGATTCCCGAGAGGAAGAATGATAGCTCAACCTTCTGA